A region of Salvelinus alpinus chromosome 6, SLU_Salpinus.1, whole genome shotgun sequence DNA encodes the following proteins:
- the LOC139579800 gene encoding cytolytic toxin-beta-like has translation MDPVSNQTLSLAALGRPFSLGMLYDCRNDHLIPGLSLWDQKHLKNNIITTDKPFTDFKVITSDSTADKFSVLNVNGSLKASCLAGLVKVEGSAKYLKDVKESQNQARVTLCFSTTKKNSQLSMSHLGKKHIKYKEVFSQGIATHVVTGILYGANAFFVFDREVSSDEDRKDIEGNLKVMLKSVSNVSIGGESALDMKNTFETEKFSCRFHGDVLLENNPVSFQDAMDTYKTLPQKVGEGVPVQVNLLPLKALDPTAAQMVRQISGSLVDQWQTALEDLRELEMRCNDAMRSKPGKYFKEIDAKVKTFKKLCFTEHLKTTLADLLPSIRGGEKEEGVLSDFLKKQQEFRFNSNILSECMDRIEREINVVDRFLRMITEDYSQTCSTKIVTSKSELDKEVLNSKVKRVVCFTFTSLGCEDPILSALDSPSENTQALVQGKPDLTRWYQSVNVFDDMDKQAGLFKDFAEANKEDTQKRFLLASIPNKEQEGASIYLYENGSIRNEHWEPPSKFEKPTARDRTHNSVTLELLPPDRGAHDVTHYLIEHCIDEKDGWSSEKTSEYGAAYTVSGLLPSTGYKFKYRAVCSLGLGPDSEVSDIIRTLPSCPPSKPEIKAYSTELMVCCPTPSVIGQGVKIQNQVVEYKEVPTEESEEEAEWMKRTSKDNVCIIAGLQSLTKYTVRVRYDCGEAGISKWSTPVIISTLSKTTGLADGVKDKSELKFSGSPSVYEIPMETIQPVDKVARLRFGEQSSRTRRTIYLLGDKDQVMALMINYILGVQWENGFRFKLPQNDEVSTMIYEINYQDGFQIPFSLTIIYDRQDKCRSLDLGQIRVNALCSVCDAAEFRDLDSRDCKEMKRWEKEWKMLNLLTHADGRQLFNHIDTEDIPVHFKFNLSAFTDQARRSHDYGDGVMMLRSRHDVMRGICDKMREIRIMMMMMMSTRIDNHFIMQHHTDTMRRMDHMMMKSHDDDDGDDDDGGGGDGGGGGGVVLLFCCL, from the exons ATGGATCCTGTCTCAAACCAAACCCTGAGTCTGGCAGCACTGGGACGGCCCTTCTCCCTGGGAATGCTGTATGACTGCCGCAATGATCACCTCATTCCAG GTCTGTCACTGTGGGACCAGAAACATCTCAAAAATAACATCATTACAACAGACAAGCCTTTCACCGACTTCAAAGTCATCACATCTGACTCTACAGCTGACAAATTCTCTGTGTTAAATGTGAACGGCTCTCTCAAAGCAAGCTGTTTGGCAGGGCTGGTTAAGGTTGAGGGATCAGCTAAGTATTTGAAAGATGTTAAAGAGTCTCAGAATCAGGCGAGGGTCACACTTTGTTTCAGCACTACTAAGAAAAACAGTCAACTGTCCATGAGCCACCTTGGGAAGAAACACATAAAGTACAAGGAGGTTTTTAGCCAAGGCATAGCTACACATGTGGTCACAGGTATACTTTATGGAGCAAATGCTTTCTTTGTGTTTGATCGTGAGGTCTCAAGTGACGAGGACCGTAAAGATATTGAGGGAAACTTGAAAGTGATGTTAAAAAGTGTTTCCAATGTTTCAATTGGGGGTGAGAGTGCTTTAGACATGAAGAACACTTTTGAAACTGAGAAGTTCTCTTGTAGATTCCATGGGGACGTTCTCCTGGAAAACAATCCTGTATCTTTTCAAGATGCCATGGACACCTACAAAACTTTGCCTCAGAAGGTAGGTGAGGGGGTTCCTGTGCAAGTGAATCTACTTCCGTTAAAAGCCTTGGACCCCACTGCAGCCCAGATGGTTCGTCAGATCAGTGGAAGCTTAGTTGACCAATGGCAGACTGCGCTGGAAGACCTCCGTGAGCTGGAGATGAGATGCAACGATGCAATGAGAAGCAAGCCTGGAAAATACTTCAAGGAAATTGATGCCAAAGTGAAAACTTTCAAAAAACTGTGTTTCACAGAGCATTTGAAGACTACTTTGGCGGACCTCCTTCCGTCTAttagagggggagaaaaggaagAGGGGGTGTTGTCCGACTTCTTGAAAAAGCAGCAAGAGTTCCGTTTCAACAGCAACATCCTCAGTGAATGTATGGATCGCATTGAGAGAGAGATCAATGTGGTTGATCGATTCCTAAGGATGATTACAGAGGACTACAGTCAGACGTGTTCCACCAAGATAGTCACATCGAAGAGCGAACTTGACAAAGAGGTCTTGAACTCAAAGGTGAAGCGTGTTGTATGTTTCACTTTCACCTCTCTGGGGTGCGAGGACCCTATTCTGTCAGCTTTGGATTCCCCCTCTGAGAACACACAAGCCTTAGTTCAAGGTAAACCTGATCTGACAAGATGGTACCAGTCTGTCAATGTATTTGATGACATGGACAAGCAAGCTGGACTTTTCAAAGATTTTGCAGAAGCTAACAAAGAGGACACACAAAAACGTTTCCTATTGGCCTCCATTCCCAACAAGGAACAAGAAGGAGCCAGCATTTACCTTTATGAGAACGGATCCATAAGAAACGAGCATTGGGAACCTCCATCTAAATTTGAGAAGCCCACAGCACGTGACAGAACTCACAACAGTGTGACGCTGGAGTTGCTCCCTCCTGATAGGGGAGCCCATGACGTCACCCACTACCTGATTGAACACTGTATCGATGAGAAAGATGGATGGAGCAGTGAGAAGACGTCTGAATATGGCGCAGCCTACACAGTGTCTGGACTGCTTCCCAGTACAGGGTACAAGTTCAAATACAGAGCCGTGTGCTCCTTAGGCCTTGGTCCAGACAGCGAGGTTAGTGACATCATCAGAACCTTGCCTTCCTGCCCTCCCAGTAAGCCTGAAATCAAAGCCTACTCCACTGAGCTCATGGTATGCTGTCCAACGCCGTCTGTGATTGGACAAGGGGTCAAGATTCAGAACCAAGTGGTAGAATACAAAGAGGTGCCCACtgaagagagtgaggaggaggcaGAGTGGATGAAGAGGACTTCCAAAGACAACGTCTGCATCATCGCCGGACTGCAGTCCCTCACAAAGTACACAGTGAGAGTCAGATACGACTGTGGTGAAGCTGGGATCAGCAAGTGGAGCACACCAGTCATTATCTCCACTCTCTCAAAGACCACAGGATTGGCTGACGGTGTAAAAGACAAGAGTGAACTGAAGTTCTCTGGCTCGCCGTCTGTTTATGAGATCCCCATGGAAACGATACAGCCGGTGGATAAAGTAGCCAGGCTCAGGTTTGGAGAGCAGAGTTCCAGGACCAGGAGGACAATCTATCTGTTGGGAGACAAAGACCAGGTAATGGCTCTGATGATCAACTACATCCTGGGAGTTCAGTGGGAGAATGGGTTCCGTTTCAAGCTACCCCAAAATGACGAGGTATCTACAATGATATATGAAATCAATTACCAGGATGGATTCCagatccccttctctctcaccatTATCTATGATAGACAAGACAAGTGTAGATCATTAGATTTGGGCCAGATCAGGGTCAATGCTCTGTGCTCTGTGTGCGATGCGGCTGAGTTTAGGGATCTAGACTCTAGAGATTGTAAAGAAATGAAGAGATGGGAGAAGGAATGGAAGATGCTGAACCTGTTGACACATGCAGATGGAAGGCAACTCTTTAATCACATCGACACTGAGGACATTCCAGTTCACTTCAAGTTCAATCTGTCAGCGTTTACAGACCAGGCCAGGAGAAGCCATGATTATGGTGATGGAGTCATGATGTTGAGGAGTCGCCATGATGTGATGAGGGGAATCTGTGACAAGATGAGGGAAATAAgaatcatgatgatgatgatgatgagtacAAGGATAGACAACCATTTCATAATGCAGCACCACACTGACACGATGAGGAGGATGGATCACATGATGATGAAAagccatgatgatgatgatggtgatgatgatgatggtggtggtggtgatggtggtggtggtggtggtg